A DNA window from bacterium contains the following coding sequences:
- a CDS encoding YjbQ family protein produces MIQKLSINTTARTQLLNVTNLIEDVLDKSGVKEGLCILWVPHTTAGVTINENADPDVVRDILSETEKMIPFEHGYLHREGNSAAHIKSSLFGPSLTLIVSEARLVLGTWQSVYFCEFDGPRNRRMIVKIIEA; encoded by the coding sequence ATGATACAAAAATTAAGCATAAATACTACTGCAAGAACACAGCTGTTAAATGTCACTAATCTTATTGAAGATGTTCTTGATAAAAGCGGAGTTAAAGAGGGGCTGTGCATTTTATGGGTTCCGCATACTACAGCAGGAGTTACTATTAACGAGAACGCTGATCCTGACGTTGTCAGAGACATATTATCTGAGACAGAAAAGATGATTCCTTTTGAACATGGATACCTCCACAGAGAGGGTAATTCCGCAGCGCATATTAAATCCAGCCTTTTCGGCCCGAGCCTTACTTTAATAGTCTCAGAAGCACGTCTTGTTCTCGGAACATGGCAGTCTGTATATTTCTGTGAATTTGACGGTCCGAGAAACAGGCGCATGATCGTTAAAATTATCGAAGCATGA